One segment of Carya illinoinensis cultivar Pawnee chromosome 13, C.illinoinensisPawnee_v1, whole genome shotgun sequence DNA contains the following:
- the LOC122290974 gene encoding pyrophosphate-energized vacuolar membrane proton pump-like: MLPNSSVEIKNVSEIEPSLKRQLLISTVLMTVGIAVVNFFALPSEFTLYDFGAEKAVKNWHIFFCVAIGLWAGLAIGYTTVYYTSNAYSPVRDVELQKWLV, encoded by the exons ATGCTACCCAATAGTTCAGTTGAGATCAAGAATGTGAGTGAGATTGAACCATCCTTGAAGAGACAACTTCTTATATCAACTGTCTTGATGACTGTTGGTATTGCCGTGGTCAATTTCTTTGCTTTGCCATCGGAATTTACTCTTTATGATTTTGGGGCTGAGAAGGCTGTAAAGAATTG GCACATTTTCTTCTGTGTTGCCATTGGCTTGTGGGCTGGACTTGCTATTGGGTACACTACAGTATATTATACCAGCAATGCTTACAG TCCGGTGCGGGATGTAGAATTGCAGAAATGGCTGGTATGA
- the LOC122290783 gene encoding 60S ribosomal protein L12-like, whose translation MPPKFDPSQVVDVYVRVTGGEVGAASSLAPKIGPLGLSPKKIGEDIAKETAKDWKGLRVTVKLTVQNRQAKVSVVPSAAALVIKALKEPERDRKKTKNIKHNGNISLDDVIEIAKVMRHRSMAKDLSGTVKEILGTCVSVGCTVDGKDPKDLQQEITDGDVEISLD comes from the coding sequence ATGCCGCCGAAGTTTGACCCTTCACAGGTCGTGGATGTCTATGTCCGAGTCACTGGCGGCGAGGTTGGCGCGGCGAGTTCACTCGCTCCCAAAATTGGCCCCCTCGGGCTCTCCCCCAAGAAGATCGGAGAGGACATAGCCAAGGAGACCGCCAAGGACTGGAAGGGCCTCCGAGTCACGGTCAAGCTCACGGTCCAGAACCGTCAGGCCAAGGTCTCCGTTGTCCCCTCCGCTGCCGCCCTCGTTATCAAGGCCCTTAAGGAGCCCGAGCGCGACCGTAAGAAGACGAAGAATATCAAGCATAACGGGAACATCTCCCTCGACGACGTTATCGAGATCGCGAAGGTCATGCGGCACAGGTCCATGGCCAAGGACCTCTCTGGGACCGTCAAGGAGATTCTCGGTACGTGCGTATCCGTCGGTTGTACGGTCGACGGGAAAGACCCCAAGGACTTGCAGCAGGAGATCACTGATGGTGATGTCGAAATCTCTCTGGACTAA